A window from Herbaspirillum sp. meg3 encodes these proteins:
- the hisS gene encoding histidine--tRNA ligase, which yields MSENKKIEKIVGVKGMNDILPADAPLWELFENTVHSVLKSYGFQQIRTPIVEPTALFSRGLGEVTDIVEKEMYSFTDSLNGDNLTLRPESTASVVRAALEHNLTYDGPKRLWYTGPMFRHEKPQRGRYRQFHQVGAEALGFTGPDIDAELIMMCQRLWDDLGLEDIRLELNSIGNAEERNKHRTDLIAYFEQHKELLDTDAQRRLHSNPLRILDTKNPTMQDMVNAAPKLLDYLGEESRAHFEGVQKILNHNNIPFTINPRLVRGMDYYNRTVFEWVTDQLGSQGTVCGGGRYDPLIEMFGGKPTPACGFAMGVERLLELMKASGEQYAPNQCDIYLVHQGEAAQLQSFVMAERLRSAGLDVVLHCASASAGGSFKSQMKKADASGAAFAVIIGEDEVANATATVKSLRTAEGENTQQVTIPFDGVPDYVVDQIVGDHDHDHDHVHYHP from the coding sequence ATGTCTGAAAATAAGAAAATCGAAAAAATCGTCGGCGTCAAAGGAATGAATGACATTCTTCCTGCTGATGCGCCGTTGTGGGAATTGTTTGAGAACACCGTGCACTCGGTGTTGAAGAGCTACGGCTTCCAGCAAATCCGTACACCGATCGTTGAACCGACCGCCTTGTTCTCGCGCGGTTTGGGCGAAGTTACCGATATCGTTGAGAAGGAAATGTATTCCTTCACCGATTCGTTGAACGGCGACAACCTGACCCTGCGTCCTGAAAGCACCGCCAGCGTGGTACGTGCCGCGCTTGAGCACAACCTGACTTATGATGGCCCCAAGCGTCTGTGGTACACAGGGCCAATGTTTCGTCACGAAAAGCCGCAGCGCGGCCGCTATCGGCAGTTCCATCAGGTCGGTGCCGAAGCGCTGGGTTTCACCGGCCCGGATATCGATGCCGAACTGATCATGATGTGTCAGCGTCTGTGGGACGATCTCGGTCTGGAAGACATTCGCCTGGAGCTCAACTCCATTGGTAATGCAGAAGAGCGCAACAAGCATCGCACAGATCTGATTGCCTATTTCGAACAACACAAAGAGTTGCTCGATACCGATGCGCAGCGCCGTCTGCATTCGAATCCATTGCGCATTCTGGATACCAAGAATCCAACGATGCAAGACATGGTCAATGCGGCACCCAAGTTGCTGGATTATCTGGGTGAAGAATCGCGCGCGCATTTCGAAGGCGTGCAAAAGATCCTGAACCACAACAATATTCCGTTCACGATTAATCCGCGCCTGGTGCGCGGCATGGATTATTACAACCGCACCGTGTTCGAATGGGTGACCGATCAGCTCGGCTCGCAAGGTACGGTTTGCGGCGGCGGCCGTTACGATCCCTTGATCGAAATGTTCGGCGGCAAGCCGACTCCCGCCTGTGGTTTTGCGATGGGTGTCGAGCGTTTGCTGGAGTTGATGAAGGCCAGCGGCGAGCAATATGCGCCGAACCAATGCGACATCTATCTGGTCCATCAAGGCGAAGCCGCGCAATTGCAATCCTTTGTAATGGCAGAAAGATTGCGCAGTGCCGGGTTGGATGTTGTGCTACATTGCGCATCGGCGAGCGCCGGCGGCAGCTTCAAGTCGCAGATGAAGAAGGCCGATGCCAGCGGTGCTGCGTTTGCAGTCATCATCGGCGAAGACGAAGTCGCGAATGCGACGGCAACAGTCAAGAGCCTGCGCACGGCAGAAGGCGAAAATACCCAGCAGGTCACGATTCCATTCGATGGCGTGCCTGACTATGTGGTGGATCAAATTGTCGGCGACCACGACCATGATCACGACCACGTTCATTATCACCCTTAA
- the hfq gene encoding RNA chaperone Hfq: MSNKGQLLQDPFLNALRKEHVPVSIYLVNGIKLQGHVESFDQYVVLLRNTVTQMVYKHAISTVVPARAVNLSLDSAEAE, from the coding sequence ATGAGCAACAAAGGGCAATTGTTACAAGACCCATTTCTTAATGCCTTAAGAAAAGAACACGTCCCCGTTTCCATTTATTTGGTAAACGGCATCAAACTGCAAGGTCACGTGGAGTCGTTCGACCAGTACGTCGTCCTGCTGCGCAACACCGTCACCCAAATGGTATACAAACACGCCATTTCCACCGTCGTACCAGCCCGCGCCGTCAATCTGAGCCTCGATTCGGCAGAAGCGGAATAA
- the hflK gene encoding FtsH protease activity modulator HflK: protein MLVSLFKKLGLKFSLNDPQWGRGSQDDNNRQNQNNGGNGNKKPEDGPPDLDQLWRDFNQRISRLFGKRGGGGSDNGDGNFNRGDIKGAGIGAGVIAVIVAFLWLASGFFIVQEGQTAVVMTFGKYSHTTLPGFNWRWPYPVQSHEIVNVSQVRTAEIGYRSNAKNKQLKEALMLTDDENIIDIQFAVQYKLKNAAEWLFNNRDQDETVRQVAETAIREIVGRSKMDFVLYEGREKVALDVGQLMQQILDRYKSGVQITNVTMQGVQPPEQVQAAFDDAVKAGQDRERQKNEGQAYANDVIPKASGAASRLLEEAEAYRSRIVANAEGDGARFKQVLEEYQKAPAVTRDRMYLETMQQIFTNTTKVMVDAKSGNNLLYLPLDKLIQQTDSANATNAAKPATAPAVAATTPTLPGSDPVYSVDVQRDSRNRDARDSRDREVR from the coding sequence ATGCTTGTTTCTCTATTCAAAAAACTCGGTTTGAAATTCTCGCTGAACGACCCTCAATGGGGGCGCGGTTCGCAAGATGACAATAACCGTCAAAATCAGAATAACGGTGGTAACGGCAACAAGAAGCCGGAAGACGGACCTCCGGATCTTGATCAACTCTGGCGTGACTTCAATCAGCGTATAAGCCGTTTGTTCGGCAAGCGCGGCGGTGGAGGTTCCGACAACGGCGACGGCAATTTCAATCGCGGTGACATCAAAGGTGCCGGCATCGGTGCCGGCGTCATTGCTGTGATCGTTGCCTTCCTCTGGCTGGCCAGCGGCTTCTTCATTGTGCAGGAAGGCCAGACCGCAGTCGTCATGACCTTCGGCAAATACAGCCACACGACATTGCCAGGCTTTAACTGGCGTTGGCCGTATCCGGTGCAAAGCCATGAGATCGTCAATGTTTCGCAAGTGCGCACGGCGGAAATCGGCTATCGCAGCAACGCCAAGAACAAGCAACTCAAAGAAGCACTGATGCTGACCGATGATGAAAACATCATCGATATCCAGTTCGCGGTGCAATACAAACTCAAGAATGCCGCCGAATGGCTGTTCAACAATCGCGATCAGGATGAAACTGTGCGCCAGGTTGCTGAAACTGCGATTCGCGAAATCGTCGGCCGCAGCAAGATGGACTTCGTTCTCTACGAAGGCCGTGAAAAGGTTGCGCTCGACGTCGGTCAACTGATGCAACAGATTCTGGATCGCTACAAGTCCGGCGTGCAGATCACCAATGTCACCATGCAAGGTGTGCAACCGCCGGAGCAAGTGCAGGCAGCATTTGATGATGCCGTCAAAGCTGGTCAGGATCGCGAGCGCCAAAAGAATGAAGGTCAGGCTTACGCCAACGATGTGATTCCAAAGGCCAGCGGTGCCGCATCCCGTTTGCTGGAGGAAGCAGAAGCCTACCGTTCGCGCATCGTCGCCAACGCAGAGGGCGATGGCGCACGTTTCAAGCAGGTTCTGGAGGAATACCAGAAAGCGCCTGCAGTAACGCGTGACCGTATGTATCTGGAAACAATGCAGCAGATCTTCACCAATACGACCAAGGTCATGGTGGACGCCAAGAGCGGCAATAATCTGTTGTATTTGCCATTGGACAAGCTGATTCAGCAAACCGACAGCGCCAATGCCACCAATGCGGCTAAGCCGGCAACCGCGCCGGCTGTAGCAGCGACAACGCCAACACTTCCAGGAAGCGACCCAGTGTATTCAGTCGATGTTCAGCGTGACTCCCGCAATCGGGATGCACGTGATTCCCGTGATCGCGAGGTGCGCTAA
- the pilW gene encoding type IV pilus biogenesis/stability protein PilW → MLLTGCASSKTDKAAALVPDNSVPSLPGVATRANAQTRADIRLQLAIGYYQQGQYGVVLEEAGRALQAVPDFADAYSVRALAYMEMGQARQAESDFLQAMKLAPGNPDFSNNYGWFLCNNGRAAEAMPFFDAAIGNGRYQSPGKALANAGSCSLKLQDTQAAERYFARAFQYEPASFATNVNLTRLYFGRNEFERARFHIGLAAKNNVLNQEALWLAIKIERKLGNQSAENDLAVQLRRRYPSSSEYAAYQRGAFDE, encoded by the coding sequence TTGCTCCTGACCGGATGTGCCTCTTCCAAAACGGACAAGGCTGCGGCTCTCGTTCCGGATAATTCTGTTCCCAGTTTGCCTGGTGTTGCGACGCGTGCAAATGCGCAAACGCGGGCTGACATCCGTCTGCAATTGGCAATCGGCTACTACCAGCAGGGGCAGTATGGCGTAGTTCTGGAAGAGGCCGGCCGAGCCTTGCAGGCTGTTCCTGATTTCGCGGATGCCTATAGCGTGAGAGCGCTCGCCTACATGGAAATGGGGCAGGCAAGGCAAGCTGAGAGTGATTTTTTGCAAGCGATGAAGCTGGCGCCTGGAAATCCCGATTTTTCCAATAATTACGGTTGGTTTCTGTGCAATAACGGACGTGCTGCCGAGGCGATGCCGTTTTTTGACGCCGCAATCGGCAATGGAAGGTATCAGTCGCCCGGCAAAGCACTCGCCAATGCAGGTTCTTGTAGTCTGAAACTGCAGGATACGCAGGCGGCGGAGCGCTATTTTGCACGTGCTTTTCAGTACGAGCCGGCCAGTTTTGCAACGAATGTGAATCTGACCAGGCTGTATTTTGGCCGGAATGAATTTGAGCGCGCTCGCTTTCATATCGGTCTGGCAGCAAAGAATAATGTCTTGAATCAAGAAGCGCTATGGCTTGCCATCAAGATTGAACGTAAACTAGGCAATCAATCAGCCGAAAATGATCTGGCGGTGCAGTTGCGCCGCCGCTATCCGTCTTCGTCAGAATACGCGGCTTATCAACGTGGAGCATTTGATGAGTGA
- the bamB gene encoding outer membrane protein assembly factor BamB, translating into MRRESQVESQVVSMRAGSLAVKLSALAAVALLSGCSLFSSKKEVNPPAALVEFKQTLRTKTVWTTSVGKAGNFQFSPVYAADSIFAAGADGTVVRVNAATGQAMWRISAGSLTAGVGSDGNTVAVVGEKGIVQAFDASGKSLWKASAPTEVLSAPAVGYGLVVVRSIDNRITAFDAENGTRRWSILRPLPTLTLRTAPGIVLDSQSAYVALPGGRLSALALNNGGPRWEVAVGDPRGTTELERIADVSGVPALGVRDVCAVAYQGRIGCFDVSNGNVRWGKEFSSDSGVTLDDRYVYAADDKGGVTEFVRDTGASMWHNTKLSYRRLSAPIAVGKAVAVGDYQGYIHFLSRDDGSFVARTSTDGSPIQVTPIAAGQNVVFQTQAGTLVALAAE; encoded by the coding sequence ATGCGTCGTGAGTCACAAGTCGAATCACAAGTCGTTTCCATGCGTGCAGGTTCGTTGGCTGTCAAATTGAGCGCATTGGCTGCAGTTGCTCTGTTGTCGGGTTGCTCGCTGTTTTCCAGCAAGAAGGAAGTCAATCCACCGGCGGCCTTGGTTGAGTTCAAGCAAACTTTGCGCACTAAAACTGTCTGGACGACTTCGGTAGGCAAGGCAGGTAATTTTCAATTCAGCCCGGTTTATGCCGCTGACAGCATTTTTGCTGCAGGAGCTGATGGTACTGTCGTACGTGTGAACGCAGCGACTGGTCAAGCCATGTGGCGCATCAGTGCCGGGTCATTGACCGCAGGTGTCGGCAGCGACGGCAATACGGTTGCAGTTGTGGGCGAGAAGGGCATTGTTCAGGCGTTCGACGCCAGCGGCAAGTCGCTGTGGAAGGCATCGGCGCCGACCGAAGTATTGTCCGCACCAGCGGTTGGCTATGGTCTGGTCGTCGTGCGTAGTATCGACAACCGCATCACCGCATTCGATGCTGAAAACGGCACGCGTCGCTGGAGCATCCTGCGCCCGTTGCCGACGCTGACATTGCGTACGGCGCCCGGCATCGTGCTGGATTCGCAGAGCGCCTACGTTGCGTTGCCGGGCGGTCGTTTGTCCGCTCTGGCATTGAATAACGGTGGTCCACGCTGGGAAGTCGCCGTGGGCGATCCGCGTGGTACGACCGAACTCGAACGTATCGCCGACGTGTCCGGCGTGCCGGCCCTGGGTGTGCGCGACGTTTGCGCAGTGGCATATCAGGGGCGTATCGGCTGTTTCGATGTCAGCAATGGCAACGTTCGCTGGGGCAAAGAGTTTTCGAGCGACTCCGGCGTGACGCTGGATGATCGTTATGTCTACGCCGCAGATGACAAGGGCGGCGTGACCGAGTTCGTTCGCGATACCGGTGCCTCCATGTGGCACAACACCAAGTTGTCTTATCGCCGTCTGTCCGCGCCGATTGCTGTTGGCAAAGCGGTCGCAGTGGGCGATTATCAGGGTTACATCCATTTCTTGTCGCGTGACGATGGTTCTTTCGTCGCGCGTACAAGTACTGACGGCAGCCCGATTCAAGTGACGCCGATTGCCGCTGGGCAAAACGTCGTTTTTCAAACTCAAGCAGGAACACTGGTCGCCTTGGCGGCAGAATAA
- the ispG gene encoding flavodoxin-dependent (E)-4-hydroxy-3-methylbut-2-enyl-diphosphate synthase, whose translation MSSSSFPIASGPLARRQRRRAVISYGDRQVVVGGGAPVMVQSMTNTDTADAIGTAIQIKDLARAGSEVVRITVNSPEAAAAVPAIREQLDRMGVDVPLVGDFHYNGHTLLNDYPDCAQALSKYRINPGNVGKGAKRDTQFAQMIEVACRYDKPVRIGVNWGSLDQALLARIMDENAQRKEPWPAQAVMYEALVTSAIENAQRAEELGMDGNKIILSCKVSGVQDLIAVYRELARRCDYPLHLGLTEAGMGSKGIVASTAALSVLLQEGIGDTIRISLTPEPGGDRTREVIVGQEILQTMGLRKFTPMVIACPGCGRTTSTVFQDLADKIQTYLREQMPVWKGVYPGVESMNVAVMGCIVNGPGESKHANIGISLPGTGESPAAPVFIDGEKRMTLRGDRIAEEFQSIVLEYVQSHYSKQTAA comes from the coding sequence ATGTCATCTTCATCTTTTCCGATTGCATCAGGCCCGCTGGCTCGCCGCCAACGCCGTCGTGCCGTCATCAGTTATGGTGATCGGCAAGTTGTCGTAGGCGGTGGCGCGCCAGTCATGGTGCAGTCGATGACCAATACTGATACTGCCGATGCCATAGGTACGGCGATTCAGATCAAGGATCTTGCCCGTGCGGGTTCCGAAGTCGTGCGCATTACGGTTAATTCGCCCGAAGCTGCAGCCGCTGTGCCGGCGATTCGCGAACAATTGGATCGTATGGGTGTAGATGTGCCGCTGGTCGGCGATTTTCATTACAACGGCCACACGCTGTTGAACGACTATCCCGATTGCGCACAGGCGTTGTCAAAGTACCGTATCAATCCGGGCAATGTGGGGAAGGGCGCCAAGCGCGACACCCAGTTTGCACAGATGATCGAAGTCGCTTGCCGCTACGATAAGCCCGTGCGAATCGGCGTCAACTGGGGGAGCCTCGATCAGGCGCTGCTGGCGCGCATCATGGATGAAAACGCTCAGCGTAAAGAACCATGGCCGGCGCAAGCGGTGATGTATGAAGCGCTGGTGACATCAGCGATTGAAAACGCCCAGCGTGCGGAAGAACTGGGCATGGATGGCAACAAGATTATTTTGTCCTGCAAGGTATCGGGCGTGCAGGATTTGATCGCTGTGTATCGCGAGCTGGCGCGCCGTTGCGATTATCCTTTGCACCTGGGTTTGACCGAAGCCGGCATGGGTAGCAAAGGTATCGTTGCTTCCACGGCAGCATTGTCGGTGTTGTTGCAGGAAGGTATCGGCGACACCATCCGTATTTCGCTCACACCGGAACCGGGCGGTGACCGTACTCGTGAAGTCATCGTCGGTCAGGAAATTCTGCAAACCATGGGCTTGCGCAAGTTTACGCCGATGGTGATTGCTTGCCCTGGCTGCGGCCGTACGACGTCAACAGTATTCCAGGATCTGGCAGACAAGATCCAGACCTATCTGCGTGAGCAGATGCCGGTATGGAAGGGTGTTTATCCTGGTGTCGAGAGCATGAACGTGGCTGTCATGGGTTGTATCGTGAACGGCCCTGGTGAATCCAAGCATGCGAACATCGGTATCAGTTTGCCTGGAACAGGCGAATCTCCTGCGGCACCTGTTTTCATCGATGGCGAAAAGCGTATGACCCTGCGTGGCGATCGTATCGCAGAGGAATTCCAGTCCATCGTATTGGAATACGTGCAATCGCATTACAGCAAACAAACAGCGGCCTGA
- the der gene encoding ribosome biogenesis GTPase Der produces MKPVIALVGRPNVGKSTLFNRLTRSRDALVADLPGLTRDRHYGEGRVGERPFLVIDTGGFEPVAKEGIMFEMAKQTKQAVVEADIVIFIVDGRQGLTPHDKTITDFLRKSGRSVMLVVNKAEGMKYTSVTADFYELGLGDPYVISAAHGDGVADLVDEALDIAVAQRPDLGEEVDVARGIKIAIVGRPNVGKSTLVNTLLGEERVIAFDMPGTTRDSIEIPFERDGKQYTLIDTAGIRRRGKVFEAIEKFSVVKTLQSISETNVVLLLLDAQQDISEQDAHIAGFVLESGRALVVGINKWDGLQSDRRDEIKMDLERKLSFLSFAKFHFISALKSTGIGPLMKSIDSAYAAAMSNLTTPKLTRALIEAVEHQQPRRKGSIRPKLRYAHQGGMNPPVVVIHGNALEGVDESYKRYLEKHFRETFSLVGTPLRIEFRSSKNPFIRQDK; encoded by the coding sequence ATGAAGCCGGTTATTGCACTTGTTGGTCGTCCCAATGTCGGTAAGTCGACATTGTTTAATCGGCTCACCCGTTCACGTGATGCGCTGGTCGCAGACTTGCCCGGGTTGACCCGGGATCGTCACTACGGCGAAGGCCGTGTCGGCGAACGCCCCTTTTTGGTGATCGATACCGGTGGTTTCGAGCCGGTTGCCAAAGAGGGCATCATGTTTGAAATGGCCAAACAGACCAAGCAGGCGGTGGTCGAGGCCGATATCGTGATATTTATTGTTGATGGTCGCCAGGGGCTGACCCCGCACGATAAGACCATCACAGATTTTCTGCGCAAATCGGGCCGTTCGGTCATGCTGGTGGTCAATAAGGCCGAGGGTATGAAATACACCTCGGTGACCGCCGATTTCTATGAGCTAGGCTTGGGCGATCCGTATGTGATCTCTGCGGCACACGGCGACGGTGTTGCCGATCTGGTCGATGAGGCTTTGGATATCGCCGTTGCTCAGCGCCCCGATCTCGGTGAAGAAGTTGACGTCGCGCGCGGCATCAAGATCGCCATCGTCGGCCGTCCGAACGTGGGTAAGTCGACACTGGTCAATACCTTGCTCGGCGAAGAGCGCGTCATCGCTTTCGACATGCCGGGTACGACCCGTGACTCGATCGAAATTCCCTTCGAGCGCGACGGCAAGCAATATACTTTGATCGACACGGCGGGCATCCGTCGTCGCGGTAAGGTGTTTGAAGCGATTGAGAAGTTTTCCGTCGTGAAGACGCTGCAATCGATCTCGGAAACCAACGTCGTCTTGCTGCTCCTCGATGCACAACAAGATATTTCCGAGCAAGATGCTCACATAGCCGGGTTTGTGCTGGAGTCAGGCCGCGCGCTGGTGGTCGGCATCAACAAGTGGGATGGTCTGCAGAGCGATCGTCGCGACGAAATCAAGATGGATCTGGAGCGCAAGCTAAGCTTCCTGTCGTTCGCGAAATTTCATTTCATCTCCGCGCTGAAGTCCACCGGCATCGGCCCGCTGATGAAGTCCATCGACTCGGCTTATGCCGCCGCGATGTCCAACCTGACCACGCCGAAACTTACGCGTGCGCTGATTGAAGCTGTCGAACATCAGCAACCTCGCCGCAAGGGATCCATTCGTCCGAAACTGCGCTACGCGCATCAGGGCGGCATGAATCCACCTGTCGTGGTGATCCACGGCAACGCACTTGAAGGCGTGGACGAGAGCTACAAACGTTATCTCGAAAAACATTTTCGTGAAACTTTCTCGTTGGTTGGCACTCCACTCCGTATCGAGTTCCGCTCGAGCAAGAATCCTTTCATTCGCCAAGATAAATAG
- a CDS encoding tetratricopeptide repeat protein, whose translation MAYDLEEQEQLASIKAWWSKYGNLLTWVLIIALAAYAAWSGWNIYLNKQSQQASQLYDEQQRAVEAKDNAKVLRAATDMQDKFSGTAYAQMSALVSAKVAFDANDTETAKKQLQWVIDHGRDAEYKAIASIRMAGLLLDAKAYDDALKLLAGDFPAQFAGAVADRKGDILVAQDKRDEARAAYQLALDKTDPRSPGRQLIQLKLDAIGGAPAKAAA comes from the coding sequence ATGGCATACGATCTCGAAGAACAAGAACAGTTGGCTTCCATCAAGGCTTGGTGGAGCAAGTACGGCAATCTTCTGACCTGGGTGTTGATCATTGCGCTGGCCGCTTATGCAGCATGGAGCGGCTGGAATATTTATCTGAACAAGCAATCGCAGCAAGCATCGCAGCTTTACGACGAGCAGCAGCGTGCTGTCGAAGCCAAGGACAATGCCAAGGTATTGCGCGCAGCGACCGATATGCAGGACAAGTTCAGCGGTACTGCCTATGCGCAAATGAGTGCGCTGGTGTCTGCCAAGGTGGCCTTTGATGCCAACGATACTGAAACAGCCAAGAAGCAGCTGCAATGGGTGATTGACCATGGCCGTGATGCGGAATACAAGGCAATTGCGTCAATTCGCATGGCCGGTTTGCTGCTCGACGCCAAGGCCTATGACGACGCTCTCAAGCTGCTTGCGGGTGATTTTCCTGCGCAGTTTGCCGGTGCGGTTGCGGATCGCAAGGGGGATATTCTGGTAGCCCAGGATAAGCGTGATGAAGCACGTGCCGCCTATCAGCTGGCGCTGGACAAGACAGACCCACGCAGCCCGGGCCGTCAACTGATTCAGTTGAAACTTGATGCTATCGGCGGCGCTCCAGCCAAAGCTGCAGCCTGA
- the hflX gene encoding GTPase HflX, with product MRAALVGLDFGKSDFAASLDELFLLAKSAGAEPVTTITGKRASPDAALFVGSGKAQEVADAVADLQLDIVIFNHALSPAQQRNLERVLKTRVLDRTSLILDIFAQRAKSHEGKVQVELAQLQHLATRLIRGWTHLERQKGGIGLRGPGETQLETDRRLLGDRVKALRGQLAKLHRQHATQRRARGRNDTFSVSLVGYTNAGKSTVFNAMAKAGVYAANQLFATLDTTSRRVYLGEVGHVVISDTVGFIRELPHQLVAAFRATLEETIHADLLLHVVDAASPVRMEQIEQVNLVLKEIGADHIPQILIWNKIDAAELEPAVEYDEYGRIHRVFISAKTGAGLDLLRQAIADSLRSSIEARRGAQSQVVDSQDVHAH from the coding sequence ATGCGTGCCGCGCTAGTCGGCCTGGATTTCGGCAAAAGTGATTTTGCTGCAAGTCTGGATGAACTGTTTTTGCTGGCCAAGTCCGCTGGCGCCGAGCCTGTTACCACCATTACAGGCAAGCGTGCCAGTCCGGACGCAGCCTTGTTTGTTGGTTCCGGCAAGGCGCAAGAAGTCGCCGACGCCGTCGCCGACCTGCAACTCGACATTGTTATCTTCAATCACGCTTTATCTCCCGCTCAGCAGCGCAATCTTGAGCGTGTCTTGAAGACGCGTGTACTTGATCGCACCAGCCTGATTCTCGATATCTTTGCACAACGCGCCAAAAGCCATGAAGGCAAGGTTCAGGTCGAGTTGGCGCAGCTGCAACATTTGGCGACACGCCTTATTCGCGGCTGGACTCACTTGGAACGGCAAAAGGGTGGTATCGGTTTGCGCGGGCCAGGTGAAACGCAACTCGAGACCGACCGTCGTTTGCTTGGCGATCGCGTCAAGGCTTTACGCGGCCAATTGGCAAAGTTGCATCGTCAACATGCCACGCAACGCCGCGCACGTGGTCGCAACGATACGTTTTCAGTTTCTCTGGTCGGCTATACCAATGCCGGAAAATCCACGGTCTTCAACGCCATGGCCAAAGCGGGCGTTTATGCTGCAAATCAGTTGTTTGCGACTCTGGATACGACTTCGCGCCGCGTCTACCTCGGGGAAGTCGGTCATGTCGTGATTTCCGACACGGTCGGTTTTATCCGCGAATTGCCTCACCAATTGGTGGCTGCTTTCCGGGCAACCCTGGAAGAAACTATTCACGCTGATTTGCTGTTGCACGTTGTCGATGCGGCAAGTCCGGTGCGGATGGAGCAAATTGAGCAGGTCAATCTGGTGCTCAAAGAGATCGGAGCGGATCATATTCCGCAGATTCTGATCTGGAACAAGATCGACGCTGCCGAGCTGGAACCGGCAGTCGAGTATGACGAGTATGGTAGAATCCACCGGGTTTTTATTAGTGCGAAAACCGGTGCAGGCCTGGATTTATTGCGGCAAGCAATTGCCGATTCACTCAGGTCTTCAATCGAGGCGCGCAGGGGTGCGCAGTCTCAGGTTGTCGATTCTCAAGATGTGCACGCGCATTAG
- a CDS encoding helix-turn-helix domain-containing protein — translation MSDQQGNEAPVPEFVSGTEEVRQVVLPGALLAAQRQAKGWSVEHAASQLKFATRQVIALEADNYAALPGAVIVRGFVRAYAKLLGLDANALVASLPQEGPVGKEPIVPQRTLSTPFSESPLPLGNRSKMSPGLIVGGILVVILAGAAVAIHETDLLNGVPQLAWLKSAANKTGATDEPQAQAQQGQAADAQELPPEVQDGSDKSKLEKVESAVASATSSAITNVSERVASVVSAPSPQPEAAPVEKPAAPTPAAAVSAQPAASAPVSSASPVTGGLSISNSKDLLRLTFREDSWVEIRRNDKTTMISRLLKAGTSESFDITEPVTLVIGNAAGVDASLRGSKLDLQTTSSSNVARLSLK, via the coding sequence ATGAGTGATCAGCAGGGAAATGAAGCGCCGGTCCCCGAGTTCGTGTCGGGAACAGAAGAGGTAAGGCAGGTCGTATTACCCGGAGCGTTATTAGCGGCACAACGCCAGGCCAAAGGCTGGTCTGTGGAACATGCTGCCAGCCAGCTGAAGTTCGCAACCCGGCAAGTAATCGCTCTGGAAGCGGATAATTATGCAGCTTTGCCGGGTGCGGTCATCGTGCGCGGTTTTGTGCGCGCTTATGCCAAGTTGCTGGGGCTGGATGCCAATGCTCTGGTTGCGTCGTTGCCGCAGGAAGGTCCTGTCGGTAAAGAGCCGATCGTGCCGCAACGCACGCTCTCGACTCCGTTTTCGGAGTCTCCGCTGCCCCTAGGGAATCGCAGCAAAATGTCGCCTGGATTGATTGTGGGCGGCATTTTGGTGGTTATCCTGGCCGGTGCAGCGGTAGCCATCCATGAGACGGATCTGTTAAACGGCGTGCCGCAATTGGCCTGGCTGAAATCTGCAGCCAACAAGACCGGGGCAACGGACGAGCCGCAAGCACAGGCGCAGCAAGGCCAGGCTGCGGATGCGCAGGAATTGCCTCCAGAAGTTCAGGATGGTTCGGATAAGAGCAAGCTGGAAAAAGTTGAGTCGGCGGTAGCAAGCGCGACAAGCTCGGCGATTACAAATGTGTCCGAACGCGTCGCCAGCGTTGTTTCGGCGCCGTCGCCTCAGCCCGAGGCTGCGCCAGTGGAGAAGCCGGCAGCACCCACGCCGGCCGCTGCTGTCTCTGCGCAGCCGGCGGCGTCCGCGCCCGTTAGTTCGGCGTCCCCCGTGACTGGCGGGCTGAGTATCAGCAACAGCAAAGATTTGCTGCGATTGACGTTCCGTGAGGATTCGTGGGTTGAGATTCGCCGCAACGACAAGACGACCATGATTTCGCGTCTGTTGAAGGCCGGCACCTCCGAGTCGTTCGATATTACTGAACCCGTAACACTGGTGATCGGCAATGCTGCCGGTGTTGACGCCAGCTTGCGTGGTTCCAAACTGGATTTGCAGACCACTAGCAGCAGTAATGTGGCGCGTCTGAGTTTGAAATAA